The following proteins are encoded in a genomic region of Arachis ipaensis cultivar K30076 chromosome B02, Araip1.1, whole genome shotgun sequence:
- the LOC107628308 gene encoding uncharacterized protein LOC107628308, whose amino-acid sequence MELGAAAELLSQRRKGEANVTHGGEEGAAVEPRPVAVVRVSPLPFAEGETRREDADLHHRASLSSSSLHHCRSLFPLPSGFAAAAIESDAAEEESFLFRRRRRRPWLLLFIWLLESLQLELVTGGEK is encoded by the exons ATGGAGCTTGGTGCCGCTGCCGAGCTGCTGTCACAGAGAAGAAAGGGAGAGGCGAACGTGACCCACGGAGGAGAGGAAGGAGCTGCCGTCGAGCCACGCCCCGTTGCCGTTGTTCGTGTATCGCCATTGCCGTTCGCTGAGGGTGAGACGCGAAGAGAAGATGCTGACTTGCACCATCGTGCCTCGCTATCTTCGTCGAGCCTTCATCATTGTCGCTCCCTATTCCCGTTGCCATCAGGGTTTGCTGCCGCTGCCATTGAGAGTGACGCAGCAGAGGAGGAGTCGTTCCTTTTCCGCCGCCGTCGCCGGAGACCTTGGTTGCTACTGTTCATATGG TTGTTGGAATCGTTACAGCTGGAACTTGTCACCGGGGGAGAGAAGTGA